The Edaphobacter flagellatus sequence GGGGCTGGCTCAAAGCCTTTATCGGCTTCAGCTTCTATCAGGTTGTAGCAAGCGCCTTCATCTTCGTCTTCTCGAAGGTCATCATCGGTATGTTTCACGTCATCGGAACACTCGACCTCACGAACATCGTGACGCTGCTTCCCGCGCTGCTGACACTGGCCTTCGTCTGTGTCTACGGCCTGCACAAGATTCCTGAACTCACAGGCTCCATCCTCGGCGGCCGAGCCGGGACGTGGGTCGACCTCAATAAGGATTGATCGCCATGGCAAAGACTCCTTACTCCACGACTGAAGCAGGGCACAAGTTCTTGGAACTCTATGCCGAGCCTGTCATCACCAACAGCTATCTCAAGGTTGCGCTGCTCGTGCTCTCTGTCGTTGCGCTTGGCTGTCTGGCGCTCCTCTATCGCGCGCAAGTAGCTGCCTCTCATTTGAAGCCGCTTGTCATCGCTGTCTCCGACCTCGGACGCGGCCAGGTGATGAACTACGACGACTTCTCGAAGGTCCCGGTCGAGCGCGTCAGCAAATACTACCTTGCGCGGTGGACCACACTCTATTACGGACGAAACCACGCAACGTTGCAGAGAGATTTTTCGCAGTCGCTGAGCTTTCTTTCCGATCCTTTGCAGTCCGCAACCCTGGCAAAGATCAACCAGCAAAAGACACTCGACACTTTTCTGCTCGACCCCAGCGCCGCGAACGTCGACATTGAGATCAAGGCGGTGGTGCTCGACGACACGCGGCTGGTGCCCTACCGCGCCCACATTGAGTTCGAGAAGGTTTTCTATTCTCCCGGCGATCAACAGGAACAGCGTCGCGAACGATGGATTGCAAATGTCATCTACGCCTTCCGCGACGAAGTGCCCAACGCGATGCTTCTCACTAACCCGCTGGGTGTCGTCATCAGCTACGTCCACGAAGACCAGGCATTCGGGAACTGACCATGCGACCGAAGAAGCCCATACTGCTTTACTGTGCCGACCGTGAACTGCTCTCCGCTACAGCCTTCGCGCTGCGCCTACAACCGTATGAGGTAACGGCCATCGACGACAGTCGCTCCGCTGCTGCCGTCATGATGGCGAGTGGCGTTGCTTGCGGTGTGTTGATACATGCACAGCAGGGCGACTTTGCCGGCAGGCTTATTCATCGTCTACTCGAATCCGATCTGCATATTCCGGTCCTGCTTGTCGACCGTGCCGGCGATCTCGCACCCGTCCGCTACGCGGACATGGTGCTCTATGGCCGCAACACGTCGATGAAGCACATCATCTCCGCGCTTGAAGTTCTCTGTGAACGGAAGCGCATGGCCCGGAGCCTTGCGTGAGGTATCTCTCCGTGTGCTCGGGAATCGAAGCCGTATCGGTTGCGTGGCAACCTCTCGGCTGGCAACCAGCCATGTTTGCGGAGATCGATCCCTTCTGCTGCTGGTTGCTGCGCTCGCGCTATCGCGCATCGCGGCCTGTGTACATGCCCAGCCCGCAGGCCGCGCCGGATCGCAAAGAAGCAAAGCATCGCGCGGCAGCCATTCGCAACGTCGTTACTCTGCCTGCCGATGGCGACGTCATCAACGCGGGAGATTTCACCAGGATAGGTAAAGAGGATGTGGGAACAATCGGCCTTCTGGCAGGAGGGACACCTTGCCAGTCTTTCTCCGTCGCCGGTAAGCGAGCGGGACTGGATGATCCGCGTGGCAACCTCACCATCGAGTTTGCTCGGCTTGCTGGGAGACTCCGGCCCTTATGGCTGGTGTGGGAGAACGTCCCCGGCGTCCTGTCGATCGACGATGGACGGACGTTTGGAGCCTTCCTCGGGATGCTGGTCGAACTCGGGTACGGGATCGCATACCGAGTTCTGGACGCTCAGCATTTTGGAGTACCCCAGCGACGGCGTCGCGTCTTCGTTGTCGGACATCTTGGAGACTGGAGAGGTCCCCGAGCGGTATTACTTGAGCAGCACAGCCTGTCGGGGTATCCTCCGCCGCGCCGAGAAGCGCGGAAAGGAACTTCCACCGGTGTTGAAGTCGGCCCTGCTGGCGGTCGCCTCACAGACACCGCTCCCACCATCGATGCAGGATGCAAGGATGGCTTCGTCCGCAATCAACTAGGCGTCGGCGTCATCTCCTCCACTGAGGAAATATCCCACTGCCTCAACGCCGGAGGCATGGGCCGGCAGGACTTCGAGACGGAAACGCTGATCGCTCACTCGCTCTCCGCCGATGGCTTCGACGCGAGCGAGGATGGCACCGGGCGTGGAACGCCCATGGTGCCAGTCGCCATCTGCACTGCGCATACGCAGTCCAACGGCTCCGGCTTCTCCGACCACGTTGCACACACATTGGAAAGTGGCGGCGCTCAGGCTGTTGCCTTCAATCTGCGTGGGCGCGAGGGCGGAGCCATGCCAGAGGTCTCAGAGTCCGCCAGTCTTCGCGCCTCGACTGGCGGAAGCACGAATAGCTACATCGCCTTCTCCGCAAAAGATCACGGAGCCGACGCGGACGACATCGCACCTACGCTGCGCGGCATGGGACATGATGGCAGTCACGCAAATGGCGGCGGACAGATCGCCATTGCGTTCAGTACCAATCAACGTGGAGAGGCACGAGAGCGTGACGTTCACGGAAGCCTGAGCAGTGCCCGAGGCGGCAGCAACCAGATCGACGGTGTTCTTCAGGCTCGTCTCGAAGAGAGTCCCGCTCCCGCAGCATTTACGCTCCATGGCAGCGACGGTACAGCGAGTGCGGCATCGTCGACAGAGATCGCGGGAAGTCTGCGCACGCGTGCTCCGGGAAGCATCGAAAATAGTTCGACTACTGCCGTCCTACAGGAACAATCCGTAGCCTCGCCGCTGGCCGCTTCTTACAGCAAGCAAATAGACAGCTCTGACACCAGCAGTAGCCCCCCGAATCTTCTGCGCCCACAGATGGCCGTCCGTCGCCTCACACCGCGGGAGTGCGAGCGCCTGCAAGGATTCCCCGACGATTACACGCTGGTCGAATACCGTGAAAAGCTGGCCTCCGATGGTCCCCGCTATAGAGCTCTCGGCAACTCGATGGCTGTCCCCGTCATGCGCTGGATCGGACAACGCATCGCTCAAGTCGATGCGATCCTCCGTGAGCACGACGCGAGGAGGGAGCCATGAGCATCCGCTCCTTCACAGTGTTGGCGCTGTCCTTGCGGAAGAAACGAGATCTTGACCTTCGGCCCGCCCGCATCCATTCGTCCCGCGGACCGCGCAGCTCCAGCTTCCACGTAGTCGCCCATGAGCAGACCCTCGGACTGTCCGCAAGCAGGCAACAATACGGACGACCGCAAAGTGCGATTCACCCACTCCCTGCCGATCCATGCCGCATGGGATGCGCGACAGAACGGACGACTCCAGCGTGCAGGTGGCGAATCAGGCGCATCCTTCTCCAGACACTCGTTCAGACAGGTGTTTCCGTAAAGCGCCATCTCTCCCGGATTCGCCCATGTCTCACTCGGTCACTCGCTCGGTGCTTATCCCGCGCCCTGCGGCAGCTGCGCGGCTCTGCTTCGCACTACGTGCGCCCCAAGGGGTTTCGGCTTTCAGAAAATCTTTTCGGCAAAACTCCGCACAGTGCGCGGACGAAAAGATTTTCCGAACCTTCCAAAAAAGCGCCGCTTGGCCTTGGGAGCGGGGCACACTCGCGTCGCTTCGCGCAAGAGTGTCCCGAGTAAGAACAGGGCAAATCCAAACAGGAGAAAAGCAATGGCACTCTACGAAAACAAAATCACTCTGAAGGGCTTCCTCGGCAAGGACGCCGAGAACTTCGCAACCCGCAACCAGAAGACCTTCGTCGTCCTCTCGCTCGCCACCAAGTCCGGCTATAAGGACCAGCAGAAGAAGGAGTGGGTGAACCACACCGAATGGCACCGCATTGTCGCCTTCGGCAAGCCCGCAGACTTCGCGAAGGGCCTCAAGAAGGGCGACTACGTGGAAGTCGAAGGCGAAACGCGCTCGACCGATTATGAGAAGGAAATCGTGCAGGGCAAGAACAAGGTCAAGGTCACCTTCCGCGACAAGGAAGTGCGCGCCAACACCGTGAAGAAGCTCGCAGCACCGGCCAAGGGCGAGAACCTCGACGCCGAGCCCATTACGGAGGATGACGCCGCGTAAGCGGCGTTGTCCTCCCTAACGGGAGGTGTGGCGTGATGACTCTCTTTTCCAATAGCGTCCTTTTACGAGGCTTTCTCGGCAGAAACGCTGAGGCGCCACCCTTACAGGGCATCACCAAAGATGCCTTCGCAGTCCTGCTGCTGGCGACCGTCTCCGGCAGATGGGATCTCGGGAACAACGAGTGGATACCGCGCACCGACTGGCATCGCATCATCTGCCCCGGTCCGTTCTTCTGCGGCATGGTGCGTGGCATGAGGCGCGGCGACTACCTCGAAGTCGAAGGGGAGTTGCGCGCTCTGGAACAAGATCGTGGCGTCGTCGTTGCCGGCGAACGCTTTTCGGTCAAGCACTCAACCTATGCCGTCCATGCAGTCCGCATTCAGCCGCTGGACCGACCCGAAGCATTGGTCGATTACGGCGACTCCGACGATAACACGGAGGTTCAGCCATGAACCTCTTCCGCAACAGTCTCAAACTTCGCGGCTTCCTCGGCAAAGATGCCGAGGAACCGCAGCTGACGCGAACCGACAAGGTTCCGTACATCGTCCTCACCGTCTGCATGGATGACGGCTTCTGGTGGCGGCCTGCCAATGAGTGGGTTTCCCATGGCGGCTGGTTTCGGGTGATCTGCCCAGGCGCCGCATTCTGCGAGTCCCTGAAAGAGATGAAGCAGGGCGACTACGTCGAGATCAAAGGACGCCTCATCATCTACCACTACGCCGAAGTAAACCTGAACCATCCCGTCTACGAGGTCCATGCTTTGCGTGTCCGCAGGCTGGAGATTCCCGCCGTCGGTGTGGTTGAAAAATATGACGGCTAACGCCGTCCTTTTTCCGGCAGAGAGGCTCTCCTCTCTGCCTTTCTTTGTTCGTGCCGCATGCGCTGCGCGGCGGAAAGGAATCTCGATGATCGCTAATGCTGTCTTCGTCGCGACGCTAGTCTTTCTCGCGCTCATCTTCTGGATGTCACGCGAGTTTGTGTTCCTCACTGCGTGGCGCGCTCTCATCCTGCACGCCTATCTAAAGACCATCGCCCTCTATTGCGCTCTGCTCTTCACGAACCTCCTCGGCCTGACCATCTGGATCGAACGCAAGTTCTTCCTGCGCGACACAGGCCGCAAGCTCAAGCACTTCGATCAGGAGATTCACACTGGCAAGAGCGAGTTGTCGGCAGAGATCCTATCTCGATTCAGTGACCAGGAGGAACAACTCTAGCCATGCACACTGACGACTCTCCATTGGAACGTACTCCAGACCTGGTCGCGAAGATCCGCGCACTACGCGAGCAGGCCGAGAAAGAGATGAACCGATTCACCTGTGTCGACGACTACGACGTGCGCCGGGTCGTCGGCCACGGACAGAAGGCCGCTCCGGCTTCTGACGAAACCGTTGCGCCTTCGCCCACCGCGAAACGGGGGAAGAAAGGCGCCGCAAAGTCTGTGACCGACCAAACGTCGATGGACTTTCCGCCTGCTCCTGCGGAGCGTGGCGCCGAGGACGGTGAAGAAGCATGAGGATCGATATCCCTCAGGACCTGCCTCGCCGGAGAGAAACTCCTCCGCAGACCCGTGTGCCCCCGACCCAAGAGCCCACGTCCGTACAGCGACACCTTCAATCCCTGAAAGAGCGCGCAGGCACGGGACGCAAGAACCAGACCCCGCATCGCTCCTCGCCCTCCAGGCGTCCGGAGCGCGACCGCGAGGTCTCCACCCCTCCGCGCCGGACCAGAGATCCGCGCGAAGGCGCAGACCCACGGCGAACCCGGCGCGACCGCATCCCGTCCCAGACTATCGGCATGCAGCTTCGCCCCGAGGAGCGCAAAGTCATGCTGGAGGTCGGGCGCTTCCGTGTCGTCCGCACCCGCGATCTCGCCGACACCATTTATGACGGCAAGCAGCGCAAGCTCGATGAGGACCTGCGGTTCCTCAAATCGAAGGGGCTGGTCGAGACCCGCCACATCAACCTTCGCCGAGATGGAACCCGGCGACAGATTGATCGTGTCGAGGTCGCCACGCTTACCCGCGATGGTCGCAGGTGGCTTAAGAAAAGTGGCGAGGTGCCTCAGGGCCAGACCGTCTACTACGGCTTCGTCAAGCCGCGCGAGATGGAGCACGATTCGCTCATCTATCGCGCTTGTCGCGATGCCGCCCAGCGCATCGAGCGGGACGGCGGTACGAATCTTCGCGTGAAGCTCGACTTCGAGATCAAAGCCGATGTCCAGAAGGACATCTATCGTGCGCGGAAGGTCGATCCGAAGCGCGACATGGGCGAGATCAAGCAGGAGGTAGCCGCCAAACACTCCCTCCCGTTCGTGGATGGCGGCATCCAGATCCCCGACGCCAGGATTGAGTTCGACCGGAAGCATGATGAGGCCCAGAGCCAGGAGCCGGATCAGGGTTCACGCACGGGAGGTCATGAGGACATCGAAGTGCTAACTGCGGCGTACCGTCGCGGGCACCTGCGGGCCAAGGCGCAGGCAGGTTTCCGCAACTACGCCTCCGGTTCCGACCGATCAAGCATCACGGCCAAGATCGAGGACGAACACCAGATGATGCGGGACATCTTCGATCTATGACGCTCGCTTACGATCCCATCCCGATTTTGCAGGTGGCTGGCTACACGGAACGCGAGGCCGCGTTCCTGTATCTCGCCGCCCTGCACTCGGGGTATTTTCTTCGCCGCCAGTATCTGCGCTTTATCGAGCGGGGCCGGGGCGCGTTGGCCGCGCAGTTCCTGCGCCGGGCCTCCGCGCTGGGCCACATCCAAAGCATCGCCTGCGGGCAGGCTCGCTTTGTCTATCACCTCACCTCGACCGAGGTGTATTCGGCGGCCGGGCTCGGCGCTTCGCACCATCGCCGGCTGAAAAGCGATGCCACCATCAAGTCCCGCCTCATGGTCCTGGACTTCGTACTCGACCATCTCGGCGA is a genomic window containing:
- a CDS encoding type IV secretion system protein, yielding MAKTPYSTTEAGHKFLELYAEPVITNSYLKVALLVLSVVALGCLALLYRAQVAASHLKPLVIAVSDLGRGQVMNYDDFSKVPVERVSKYYLARWTTLYYGRNHATLQRDFSQSLSFLSDPLQSATLAKINQQKTLDTFLLDPSAANVDIEIKAVVLDDTRLVPYRAHIEFEKVFYSPGDQQEQRRERWIANVIYAFRDEVPNAMLLTNPLGVVISYVHEDQAFGN
- the dcm gene encoding DNA cytosine methyltransferase → MRYLSVCSGIEAVSVAWQPLGWQPAMFAEIDPFCCWLLRSRYRASRPVYMPSPQAAPDRKEAKHRAAAIRNVVTLPADGDVINAGDFTRIGKEDVGTIGLLAGGTPCQSFSVAGKRAGLDDPRGNLTIEFARLAGRLRPLWLVWENVPGVLSIDDGRTFGAFLGMLVELGYGIAYRVLDAQHFGVPQRRRRVFVVGHLGDWRGPRAVLLEQHSLSGYPPPRREARKGTSTGVEVGPAGGRLTDTAPTIDAGCKDGFVRNQLGVGVISSTEEISHCLNAGGMGRQDFETETLIAHSLSADGFDASEDGTGRGTPMVPVAICTAHTQSNGSGFSDHVAHTLESGGAQAVAFNLRGREGGAMPEVSESASLRASTGGSTNSYIAFSAKDHGADADDIAPTLRGMGHDGSHANGGGQIAIAFSTNQRGEARERDVHGSLSSARGGSNQIDGVLQARLEESPAPAAFTLHGSDGTASAASSTEIAGSLRTRAPGSIENSSTTAVLQEQSVASPLAASYSKQIDSSDTSSSPPNLLRPQMAVRRLTPRECERLQGFPDDYTLVEYREKLASDGPRYRALGNSMAVPVMRWIGQRIAQVDAILREHDARREP
- a CDS encoding single-stranded DNA-binding protein, which translates into the protein MALYENKITLKGFLGKDAENFATRNQKTFVVLSLATKSGYKDQQKKEWVNHTEWHRIVAFGKPADFAKGLKKGDYVEVEGETRSTDYEKEIVQGKNKVKVTFRDKEVRANTVKKLAAPAKGENLDAEPITEDDAA
- a CDS encoding single-stranded DNA-binding protein, whose protein sequence is MMTLFSNSVLLRGFLGRNAEAPPLQGITKDAFAVLLLATVSGRWDLGNNEWIPRTDWHRIICPGPFFCGMVRGMRRGDYLEVEGELRALEQDRGVVVAGERFSVKHSTYAVHAVRIQPLDRPEALVDYGDSDDNTEVQP
- a CDS encoding single stranded DNA-binding domain-containing protein yields the protein MNLFRNSLKLRGFLGKDAEEPQLTRTDKVPYIVLTVCMDDGFWWRPANEWVSHGGWFRVICPGAAFCESLKEMKQGDYVEIKGRLIIYHYAEVNLNHPVYEVHALRVRRLEIPAVGVVEKYDG